In Pseudomonas abieticivorans, the genomic window GTGCCAGCGGTCGCCGTCGCAGCGCAGTTGGTACCACTGCGGGTAGTCGCTGGCCAGTTGCTCCATGATCATCTGCAGGGCGTCCCAGGCGGCGGTCTGCATGTGCGGCATGACCAGGCAGCGGCGTGGGTCTTTGTCCAGTACCAAGGCGCGTTCGGCCATTTCCGAGCGGTAATGTTCGTCGATGTCGAAGCGGTGCTCGAACACCGAGCCCGGGTCGCGCGACACCGCAGGCTCCAGGTTCACCGAGTACATGTACTCGTCTTGCGGGAACGGAAACGGGAAGCGCTGGATGGCCGCGGCGCTGTTGGCGAAGGTGAAGCCGTCGCGGTAACTTTCCTGGGGCTTGAAGGTCAGGCTCATGGCGCAATTCCTAAAGGTCGAGAAGCAAAGGGCCGGCGCAGCGCGACACGCAAGGCATCAGGCTGTCGGCATGCTGGGTGGCGTCGAGCACGTGGTCGCGGTGCTCCACGGTGCCTTTCAGGTAGCGGGTGTGACACTGGCCGCACACCCCGCCACGGCACAGGTTGGGCACCTCCACGCCGCAGGCTTCCAGGGCTTCGAGCAGGCTTTGTTCGGCGCCCACCTGCAACTGGCGGCCGCTGCGGGCCAGTTCCACCAGGAACGGTTGGCCGGCGGCGGGTGCGGTAAACGCCTCCCAGTGCACGCGGTCGTCTGGCCAGCCTTGCAGGCGCGCCTGTTCGCGCAGGCTGAGCAACAGGCTCTGCGGGCCGCAGGCGTACACGTGGCTGCCCAGTGGGCGATTTTTAAACAGCTGCGCGGGGTCCAGGCGCCGTTGCACACTGTCGTAGGTGTGCAAGCGCGCGCCCAACTGTTCGCGCAGTTGCGGCAGGTAGGCGTCACTCACCCCGGTGCGGTAGGCGTAGTGCAGTTCGAATTCGGCGCCGCGGCGTTGCAACTCGGTGCAGTAGGCCAGGAACGGCGTGATGCCGATGCCGCCGGCCACCAGGATGTGCAACTGCGCGGTGCCGTGCAGGGCGAACAGGTTGGCCGGTGGCGACAGGCGCAGCGTTTGGCCCACCTGCAGTTGGTCGTGCACATAGTGCGAGCCGCCGCGTGATTGCTCCTGTCGGCGCACGGCGATGCGATAGTGGCGGGTGTCGGCCGGGTCGCTGAGCAGCGAATAGGCATTGCGCAGGCCCGGCAGGTGAACTTGCACGTGGCTGCCGGCCGAGAACCCCGGCAAGCGCCCGTTGAGCGGCTCGAAGGTGACCTCGCGCACGGCGCTGGTAAGGTCGCGCAAGGCGGCCACGCGCACCTCCAGAAATGCGCTCATGGCCGTGCCTCGGCAAACGGCTGGTCGGCGTCGCGGCACACGCCCAGGTAGGCGCCCAGTCGCTGGGAAAAATGCGTGCGTACCTCCAGCCCCACGCCGCAGTGCTGGCAGGTCAAGGTGTCGGCCAAGGGGCTGTTCTGGGTGGTGGTGCAATGCACGCAGTACACCGGGCGGGTGCTGGCGTCGGTCAACAGCAGGTCGATTTCGTTTGCCTGCAAGCCGTGCTCGCGGGCCAGGCGGTGGCCTTTCCAGATAAAGGCTTCATCGCCTTCAATAATCAGGTGCAGCCCCATGTGCGCCTGTTTCAGGCGCTCTTGCAGAGGTTGTCCGTCGCCCTGGCGCACCACCAGTGGCTGGCTGCCGGGGCGCTGGCGAGTGGGGCGATAGCACGGCACGCTCGGCAAGGTCTTGTGCTGATTGCGGGGTGCGTCGGCCATGGGCATCTTCCTGTGCTTGCTCGTTAATGACGCGCCCGGTGGCCGCATGGCCTTGTGTTGGTGCGCGTCGGCAGGCTTTCCTGCTGGGGATAATAATTTCCCATGGTGAATTTTTGCTCAATCCACCACAGGAGATACCTACAAAGGGGTAGGGGGCGTTCAATGGGCCGGCAGGGCATGGAAGTTGCTGTCTAAAAGCCAACGAAGGCTGGGAGCATTGGCATGATCGAACAGGCGGGCACGTGGCGGATGCATCGGTGGGCAGGCGGCTGGTTCGCGCCTGCCGTCGACCCCGTGCGCCTGGGTGAACTGCAGGCCGAACTGCTGCTGGCGTTGCTGGACGAACCGGGTTCGTGGGAACCTTTGGTGCGCTTTATTCAGGCGCTGGCCGCCTTGATCGGTGCGCCCCTGACCCTGGTGCAGGACATGGAAGGGCTGCCCGCGCCGCTGCAATGTCCGCACGAAACCTGCGAGCAAGGCGACTGCCCGTTGCGCCTGGCCACGCCAGCCAGTGGGGCCTGCGGGCGGTGCCGCGGCCAGGGGCGCCAACGGCAATTGTGTGTGCTGCCGGGCACCGGCGTGCTGGTGCTGCACGGGCGCGGGCAGCGCATCGTGCACGCCTTGCAGCGCTTGGCGCCGATGCTGGCGGCGGCCTGCCAGGGCGTGCGCCGCCAGCGTGCCCGCCAACACTTGCAGCGCCATGGCCACAACAGCGCGCTGGCCCGCGAGCTGCACGATTCGGTGGCCCAGCAACTGGGTTTTCTGTCGTTCCAGGCCAGCCGCCTGCAAACCCAATTGCAACAGCCGCAGCAGGCCCAGGCACTGCTGCGTGAACTGCGCCGCAGCCTTACTGGCCTGCAGCGCCAGGTGCGCGAACTGATCACCAATGCCCGCCTGACCATGGACGGGCGTTCGCTGCGCCAGGCCCTGGCCGATTCGCTGGACGAGTTCGGCCGCCGTTGCCAGATCGCCTTCGAACTGGACAACCGTGTGCCCGAGGGCCTGCTGGACCCGGATCACGAATTGCAGATCCTGCAGATCGTGCGCGAAGCGCTGGCCAATATCGTGCGCCACTCCCATGCCCGCACTGCACGGGTCGAGCTGCGCCAAGGCCAGGATGGCGTGCTGCAGGTGCAAGTCGATGACGATGGCACCGGCCTGCGCCCAGCCTCGACCGAACACAACCATTACGGGCTGTCGATCATGCGCGAACGCGCGGCGGCCATCGGCGCCACCTTGCGTATCGAGTCGCTGCAGCCCCACGGTACCCGCATCGCATTGTCCCTGGCCTGCCGTGTGCAGGCCCATCAGGAGGATCAGGTTGGATAACGCTACCCTGCTGCTGATCGACGACCACCCGCTGTTCCGCCGCGGCCTGGCCGAACTTTTTGCCCACAGCGGTGATTTCACTGTGGTGGGCCAAGCCTCCAGCGGGCGCGAGGGCATCAACCTGGCCTGCCGGCTGGCACCCGAACTGATCCTGCTCGACCTGCACATGCCGGGCTTGGGCGGCTTGCAGGTGCTCGACGAGTTGCGCCAGTTGGAGCTGGGTTGCCAGGTGATCATCCTGACCGCGTCCCTTGAGCGCGGCGAGTTGATGACCGCCCTGCGCTTGGGCGCCGAAGGCTACTTGCTCAAGGACACCGAGCCTGAGGCGCTGCTCGATTACGTGCGTGGCTGCAGCAAGGGCTCGGTGGTGCTCGACGACGCCCTGGTGGCGCTGCTCGCCGACCAGTCGCCATTGCCCATGCCACCGGCCGATCTCACTGAACGCGAAGCCCAGACCCTGGCGTTGATCGCCAGCGGCCTGAGCAACAAGCTGATCGCCCGCGAGCTGGGCATCAGTGACGGCACGGTGAAAATCTATGTGAAGAACCTGCTGCGCAAGTTCGACGTCAACAGCCGCCTGGAACTCGCCGCCCGAGTTCACCGGGCCGGTGCCTGACCTGACAGGAGCTGCCTGATGGCCCAGTTGTTCCCCACGCTTGAACGGCCCGCCAGTGCGCTGGACGGTTTCCCCATCGCCTTGTTGCGCCTGGATCGCCATGGCCGCATTCGCGAGCACAACCCGGCCTGGTGCGCGTTGATGGAAGCCAGCCGTGTTGGCACTGAGCTGTCAGCCTATTTGCATCAGGAAGACCAGGCACTGTGGCGCAGTTGGCTGGAGGATCCGGCCGAGTCGCACGAACCGCGACGCCTGCGCTTCATCCGCCCCCAAGGTGATCTGCGCTGGTTTGACCTGCACGCCCGGCGCCAAGGCAGCGACTGGTTTTTGGCCATCACCGACGCCACCGCGCAGCGCCGCCAAGAGCTACAGCGCGAAGCCCACCACCGCGGCGCCGCCAGCTTGCTCAACGGCCTGCCGGGGCTGCTGTACCGGGGGCGCAACAACCGCCACTGGACCATGGAGTTCGTCAGCGACGGCTGCCTGCAACTGACCGGCTACCCGGCCGCCTACCTCACCAACACCCATGAGCACAGCTTCAGCTCACTGATCTTGCCCGAGCACGCCGACTATGTTTGGGCCGGCGTGCAATGCGCCCTGCTCAAGCGCCAAGCGTTCGAGCTGACCTACCGCATCCGCTGCGCAAACGGGCAGGTCAAGGACGTGTGGGAGAAGGGCGTGGGCATTTATGCCGACACGGGCGAAGTGCTGGGGATAGAAGGCGCCATCTTCGAAATCAGCGCTGCGCCGTAGGCACGTCGGGCCGGCGCCCTGGGGTATCGGCTTGCACCTGTGGGAGCACAGCTTGCTTAACCTATAACCGCAGTGCCCTTCGCGGATAAATCCGCTCCTACACCTGTGGGAGCTCAGCTTGCCTAACCTATTACCGCAGTGCGTCCTTCGCGGATAAATCCGCTCCTACACCTGTGGGAGCACAGCTTGCTTGCGAGAGGCCCTCAAGCCGAACGCATACTTCACCTATTGTTCAAGGTGTGCCGCGAACCCGCTGCTGCCCGGTGCAATCTGGGGTATCAGCGTCAACGCCGGGATGCTGTACGCGCCGTCATTCTGCGCGCGGAAGGGGATCGGCGCCGTGCTCCACAACTCATCCAGGCCGTTGCCCCAACGCAGTGCTGATTTGCGCATAGGCCTGGGCATCGACCCGGCTGGTGCGATAGATGACGAAGGGCGGCAGCACTGCAAAACCTGGGTAAAACAGCACGCCGTGCTGGATCGGGAACAGCACGTCATCGATCGGGCCGTTGATGCCGCGTGGGCTGTAGTGGGATTCCCAGCCACCGGCCGTCACCATCAACATCGCGCGCTTACCGGCCATCGCGCCTTCGCCGTAGCGCTCGCCCCAACGCGCATCGGAGTGCTCGCCCACGCCGTAGGCGAACCCGTAGGCGTATACCCGCTCCACCCAACCCTTGAGGATGGCTGGCATCGAAAACCACCACAGCGGGAATTGCAAAATCACCGTGTCGGCCCAGCGCAGCTTGGCCTGTTCGGCGGCGATGTCAGGGCTTTGCAGGTCGTGGGCAAAAGCCGATTTTGAGGCCGATGATGGGTTCAAGCGTTCGCCGGCCAAGGGCTCCTGGCTGTCGTCGGCGTCCAGCGCGGCTTTCCACTGCATGGCGTACAGGTCTGACACCTGGACCTGATGCCCGGCGGCCTGCAAGTGCTGCACGGCAAAGTCTTTCAGCGAGCCGTTCAGCGAGCGGGGTTCGGGGTGTGCGTAAACGATCAAAACATTCATGGTCAAACCTCCAAGTGCGTGTAGCGAGCACTCTGAGGTGTACGCGGGTATAGTTGAAATGAATGTCTGACATGCCAGGTATAGCCATGAATAATCTCAGGCGGTTGGACCTCAACCTGCTGGTGACGCTGGACGTGCTGCTGGCCGAGCTCAATGTGACCCGCGCCGCGCAACGCCTGAACTTTTCCCAGCCCTCGGTCAGCGTGCACCTGGCCAAGCTGCGCGACATCTTCGATGACCCGCTGCTGCTACCGGGCCCTCGGGGCATGCGCGCCACGGCCAGGGCCGACGCGTTGCGCGAGCCATTGCGCCAGGCGTTGGCAGCCCTTGAGTTCGCGGTGGCGCCGGCCAGCCCCTTCGACCCGGCGCAGGCGCGCGACACGTGGCGGGTGGCTGCCTCGGACTACAGCGAGTCGACGATCCTGCTGCCCGCGCTCAATGGCTTGCGCCGCCAGGCACCGGGCACTCGGCTGGCGGTGGTGCACGTGGTTCCCGCGCGGCTGGCCCGGCAAGCAGAGCAGGGCGAGGTAGACCTGGCGTTTCACACCAGCGATGACGCACCTGCCGGGCTGCATCGCAGGTTGTTGTTCAAGGAGCGCTACGTGTTGGCTGGCCGGGCAGGGCACCCGCGTTTGAGCGCGGCGCCGACGCTGGCGCAGTTCTGCGCGCTTGATCACGTGATCGTCTCGCCGGATGGCGCAGGTTTCAGCGGTGTCACCGACCAGGCACTGGCCCATGCCGGCCTGACCCGCAAGGTGGCCTTGTCGGTGCCGCATTTTCTGTTCGTGCTGTCGGCGCTGGCCAGCACCGACCTGGTGGCGATGGTGCCGGCGCGATTGGTGCGCGGCAATCCGGCGCTGCAAGTAGCCGAACCACCGGTGACGGTGCCCGGCTACGAGATGGCCATGCTCTGGCCTGAACGCTGCCATCGCGACCCGGCGCACCAGTGGTTGCGTGAATTCATCGCCCAGGCGGCGCTGGCCTGAGCGAGGCCCTCTGAAACAATATCAAGCTTGCGAGCAACCGCTCACATCAGTAACCTTCGCGCCGTTGTCGAATCATCGACAAACAGGTTTAGCGACCTGGAAACTAGAAACCGCAGCACCGTACCTCTCGCTTGGGTTTACTGACCTTGAGCGAGCGTTATGGCGGCTGTGTGTGGGAGGCTTTCGGGCCTGCCGGTTCCTAGTACCGGTTCGCTAACCTGCGCACAGCCGCCACCCATTGGTTTAGCGACTTCTGGTGGTGGTTTTGACCTTACTAGGAACTGTTGCCATGGACGCCTTTACCCCCTTTGTCTTCACCCGCCACACACTGCCCCTGCGCACCGTGATGCAAGACGGCCACGCGTGGCTCTGCGTCAAAGACCTGGGCCGCTTGATGGGCCTGCCTTACCCCGAGCGCCGTGCGCAAAAACTCGACACCGACCAAGTGCGCCACCAGTGGCTGCAGATCGATGGCCAATGGCACAAACGCCTGCTGGTCAGCGAGTCCGGTGCGCTGGCCTTGATGATTTACCACCACGCCCCCGAAAACCGCGCCCTGCGCTATTGGTTGACCCATGAGGTGTTACCGGTGATGCGCAGCCAGCAACCGGAGCAGCATCCCAGCTTGACCCAGATGAGTTGGCAGGGCGTGGGCATCAAGGTGTTGTATTGGCAGGATGAGCCCTGGGTGCGGATGCGGGACATGCCCCAGGTGTTGCCCAGGGCTGCAAGCGGGACAGCGCGGCGTGGGTGGCGAAGTGCATTTGGGGTGTTCAGGACTGGCGTTTAGCCCGCAGGCACTCACCCCGGCCCGCTCAATCCTCCGGCAAGTTATTGAAGATCTTCTCCAGCGTCGCATT contains:
- a CDS encoding response regulator, encoding MDNATLLLIDDHPLFRRGLAELFAHSGDFTVVGQASSGREGINLACRLAPELILLDLHMPGLGGLQVLDELRQLELGCQVIILTASLERGELMTALRLGAEGYLLKDTEPEALLDYVRGCSKGSVVLDDALVALLADQSPLPMPPADLTEREAQTLALIASGLSNKLIARELGISDGTVKIYVKNLLRKFDVNSRLELAARVHRAGA
- a CDS encoding PAS domain-containing protein is translated as MAQLFPTLERPASALDGFPIALLRLDRHGRIREHNPAWCALMEASRVGTELSAYLHQEDQALWRSWLEDPAESHEPRRLRFIRPQGDLRWFDLHARRQGSDWFLAITDATAQRRQELQREAHHRGAASLLNGLPGLLYRGRNNRHWTMEFVSDGCLQLTGYPAAYLTNTHEHSFSSLILPEHADYVWAGVQCALLKRQAFELTYRIRCANGQVKDVWEKGVGIYADTGEVLGIEGAIFEISAAP
- a CDS encoding LysR family transcriptional regulator, whose amino-acid sequence is MNNLRRLDLNLLVTLDVLLAELNVTRAAQRLNFSQPSVSVHLAKLRDIFDDPLLLPGPRGMRATARADALREPLRQALAALEFAVAPASPFDPAQARDTWRVAASDYSESTILLPALNGLRRQAPGTRLAVVHVVPARLARQAEQGEVDLAFHTSDDAPAGLHRRLLFKERYVLAGRAGHPRLSAAPTLAQFCALDHVIVSPDGAGFSGVTDQALAHAGLTRKVALSVPHFLFVLSALASTDLVAMVPARLVRGNPALQVAEPPVTVPGYEMAMLWPERCHRDPAHQWLREFIAQAALA
- a CDS encoding BRO-N domain-containing protein produces the protein MDAFTPFVFTRHTLPLRTVMQDGHAWLCVKDLGRLMGLPYPERRAQKLDTDQVRHQWLQIDGQWHKRLLVSESGALALMIYHHAPENRALRYWLTHEVLPVMRSQQPEQHPSLTQMSWQGVGIKVLYWQDEPWVRMRDMPQVLPRAASGTARRGWRSAFGVFRTGV
- a CDS encoding PDR/VanB family oxidoreductase translates to MSAFLEVRVAALRDLTSAVREVTFEPLNGRLPGFSAGSHVQVHLPGLRNAYSLLSDPADTRHYRIAVRRQEQSRGGSHYVHDQLQVGQTLRLSPPANLFALHGTAQLHILVAGGIGITPFLAYCTELQRRGAEFELHYAYRTGVSDAYLPQLREQLGARLHTYDSVQRRLDPAQLFKNRPLGSHVYACGPQSLLLSLREQARLQGWPDDRVHWEAFTAPAAGQPFLVELARSGRQLQVGAEQSLLEALEACGVEVPNLCRGGVCGQCHTRYLKGTVEHRDHVLDATQHADSLMPCVSRCAGPLLLDL
- a CDS encoding dimethylamine monooxygenase subunit DmmA family protein, giving the protein MADAPRNQHKTLPSVPCYRPTRQRPGSQPLVVRQGDGQPLQERLKQAHMGLHLIIEGDEAFIWKGHRLAREHGLQANEIDLLLTDASTRPVYCVHCTTTQNSPLADTLTCQHCGVGLEVRTHFSQRLGAYLGVCRDADQPFAEARP
- a CDS encoding sensor histidine kinase, with the translated sequence MIEQAGTWRMHRWAGGWFAPAVDPVRLGELQAELLLALLDEPGSWEPLVRFIQALAALIGAPLTLVQDMEGLPAPLQCPHETCEQGDCPLRLATPASGACGRCRGQGRQRQLCVLPGTGVLVLHGRGQRIVHALQRLAPMLAAACQGVRRQRARQHLQRHGHNSALARELHDSVAQQLGFLSFQASRLQTQLQQPQQAQALLRELRRSLTGLQRQVRELITNARLTMDGRSLRQALADSLDEFGRRCQIAFELDNRVPEGLLDPDHELQILQIVREALANIVRHSHARTARVELRQGQDGVLQVQVDDDGTGLRPASTEHNHYGLSIMRERAAAIGATLRIESLQPHGTRIALSLACRVQAHQEDQVG